A single region of the Panthera tigris isolate Pti1 chromosome B1, P.tigris_Pti1_mat1.1, whole genome shotgun sequence genome encodes:
- the LOC102963439 gene encoding MORF4 family-associated protein 1: protein MRPLDVVELAEPEEVEVLEPEEDFEQFLLPVINEMREDIAALTREHGRAYMRNRSKLWEMDNMLIQIKTQVEASEESALNHLQNPDDGVEGRGTKRCEKAEEKAKEIAKMAEMLVELVRRIERSESS, encoded by the coding sequence ATGCGACCCTTGGACGTCGTCGAGCTGGCAGAGCCGGAGGAGGTGGAGGTGCTGGAGCCCGAGGAGGATTTCGAGCAGTTCCTGCTGCCCGTCATCAACGAGATGCGGGAGGACATCGCGGCGCTGACCCGGGAGCACGGCCGGGCGTACATGCGGAACCGGAGCAAGCTGTGGGAGATGGACAATATGCTCATCCAAATCAAAACGCAGGTGGAGGCCTCGGAGGAGAGCGCCCTGAACCATCTTCAGAATCCCGACGATGGAGTCGAGGGCAGAGGGACCAAACGGTGCGAGAAGGCGGAGGAGAAGGCCAAGGAGATCGCGAAGATGGCAGAGATGTTGGTGGAGCTGGTCCGGCGGATAGAGAGGAGCGAATCGTCGTGA
- the BLOC1S4 gene encoding biogenesis of lysosome-related organelles complex 1 subunit 4 — protein sequence MEGLPADRGLPPEGPAAEEAELQGAVWSGDSGNVSQSHSSASGPWEDEGPESGAPGRDLPLLRRAAAGYAACLLPGAGARPEVEALDASLEDLLTRVDEFVGMLDMLRGDSSHVVSEGVPRIYAKATEMRQVYSKIDRLEAFVAMIGASVARMEEQVARAEAELGAFPSAFRKLLHTITVPSFFSKAPSGRPQQSGYEPPVLFRTEDHFPCCSERPQI from the coding sequence ATGGAGGGGCTTCCAGCCGACCGTGGGCTGCCGCCCGAGGGGCCGGCGGCAGAGGAGGCCGAGCTGCAGGGAGCTGTCTGGAGCGGGGACAGCGGCAACGTGTCCCAGAGCCACAGCAGCGCCTCGGGGCCGTGGGAGGATGAGGGCCCAGAGTCGGGCGCGCCGGGCCGCGACCTGCCGCTGCTGCGCCGCGCCGCCGCGGGCTACGCCGCCTGCCTGCTGCCCGGAGCCGGGGCGCGGCCCGAGGTCGAGGCCCTGGACGCCAGCCTGGAGGACCTGCTCACCAGAGTGGACGAGTTCGTGGGTATGCTGGACATGCTGCGCGGGGACTCCTCCCACGTCGTCAGCGAGGGCGTGCCTCGCATCTACGCGAAGGCCACCGAGATGCGGCAGGTCTACAGCAAGATCGACCGCCTCGAGGCCTTCGTGGCGATGATCGGCGCCAGCGTGGCCAGGATGGAGGAGCAGGTCGCCAGGGCGGAGGCCGAGCTGGGCGCTTTCCCCAGCGCGTTCAGGAAACTGCTGCACACGATTACCGTGCCCTCCTTCTTCAGCAAGGCGCCCTCCGGCCGGCCCCAGCAGAGCGGCTACGAACCCCCCGTCCTGTTTCGGACCGAGGACCACTTTCCCTGTTGCAGCGAGAGACCTCAGATCTGA